The Clarias gariepinus isolate MV-2021 ecotype Netherlands chromosome 12, CGAR_prim_01v2, whole genome shotgun sequence region ATTAAATACTGCATTACTCTGCAGGTTTGTCTCAGGGTTTCcagattatattattatatcttaTAACTATGGCTAGATTACTAGTTTAAAAAACGATGTCCATCACAAAACAACTCGAGTGCTGAGGTTCAGATTTGTTTCTGGTTTAAGATTATTTTGAAACCGTCACTTTAAACCACTGTACGATCGTattcagccaaaacatggtgttggtgctaaaaagtgtctcacccaAGTGAAAAAGTTCATTTTGGAGATAGAATCATTTCTCAtgaaatatgtatatatgtatattaacaTGCAATATAATGCatgtatatatgcacacacatttatatttttattagataaaaagaaacacatttcctaaatacagtttcatagctttttatgttttagtgtctgtaacttttttttattcaaatctttcaatgattttaattatcattcagatgaaactcggccaatttagatttcacatgaaaaaacataaacctgaaaaagtgtataattctaaaatgctaaattgttatgATATTGCAACGTGAatgtgacatggttacggacactacagtcTTTTTGGGGAAAAATCCTTCATTTTGCACAgaagctttaatttaagcacctatttttacaggtcatatcctttttacacaaattttagtataaattaatataaataatttatattttaaatgattgttgtttaaagtgagacagtataacgctaaaaaattgccatttttgggtcacatataaaatcatctctccaaaacggctgaagttagcaactagAAAATGTTAGGGAAGTAAGatgggtcacttccatgttgcaacTTCAGGAGTAGCTTCTTTggaacacacattttctgtattaaatgtataaCATCATAATTTGTTTTGGATGATTATAAAACGGCCATAATATGTGTGTGACAAAGAAACAGAGATACATCCAAATACATCTgaaatacagaaagacaggacaAGGAAACAGCAGGCTCGTCTTTTAGGTCAAGTTGCATGATCACTGAAAACATTTCAGACCAATGTCTGAAAATGACTCCACTGTGTGTACAATACGagaagacacacagagacataaTTACTGCAGGTCTTTTATGTGttctttacaataataataaggaggCATATACACATGATGTTCACTGTACAATGCACTGGAGTGTTAGGGCTGTCCTGTATTCTCTACTGACACGTGCTCATGTTCAGTAGTAACAGTCTGCCTTACAGAAAGACCCTCAGACCGCAGGAGTGAGCCACGCTGTAGGTCACACTACACCCGGTGGAAAAGACACAGATACAGACATGATTTGGACTAAATTCCCAGTGTACATTATATGGTATTAACTAGACGttgaaacagacagaaaaaagaaacaagctgCCGTCTGCGGTGTTACAGGGGTGAGTACAGTACTGAAGCATTTGACATGTTTGAGGTCGGTGCCTTAAAAGCGGTGGGGGgcggtgggggggggggcagggggGGCGgacgcacgtgtgtgtgtatgtggagaaGGAGAGAAGGTGCAAAAAGAATGGTTGCCACACAGAGGAGGTCTGAGAGGTTTCTCTGAGAGGTTTCGCTCCTGACACACACCATCACAAGGCCGCCGTTCCTCCATGTCTGACCAACTGTACAACGTTACAAGGCCAGAGCATCatacaacaatgtgtttatctCGTCGTGAATAACAGAAACACTAATGTTTGGATTATTTACAGTGTTTAAATACTACAGGGGCCGATGATCACCTGTGATGTGTGTTGCTGGCCGCACGAGAACACCAGTACAACCTAACACAAGTCTAACGAGTGAGAAGTGTGTTAAACTGGACGAGGTGGAGCTCGGGAACTTGTCAAGTGCTTCAGTCTCCCTGTAAGTCCAGCTCAGACAGCGGGACACGGCTCAAAGACACAGACTAAATGAAGACCGGCGCCTTCGTATGCATTCAGTGTCTGTGCTGGGATCATCACTGTGTGGGTGACTGGGGATAAGGCCGGAGATGATGTAATGGTTTAGAGAACAGTCTGAATGGCAATACAATCTGGAGAAAAATTACTGTCCATCAtacttaaatgaaatgaaattaaaacccAAGAATTACATGAACAGCAAAACACTACGATTAAAATCAAAGGAAATTTATAAGACACTATAAATAAACtcaaaaattaattaatcaattaataaaaaataggaCACCGCTtaagttgtaaatgatgtatgcCACTCATACTGCTTTACGCCTCCATTACAGGAGCAACAATGCGATTCCCTGAGTTTTGTTTGTacatattagacatgatatcaCTTTATTAAGCGTACATTCAATGAAGTCATTGCTTTGTTTCATTCAAATGTTTCATATCGTCAAATGTCCATATTTACACCGTGTAGCCACAGtggtgttgttttgttttcatgaaatgctaaaaaaaacaaattagagCAAACTGAGGCAATGTGCAACCAGGACTCTAACAGTGGGAAGTGTTGGCATGTTCGTCATTTCTTTAGATGAAAATGGACACGCTACATGTCATGTGATACTGAACAGACCAGAGACTGTACATgatcacaaagaaaaaacacaaaaaaatctgtatgtCTGAAATCTCATTAGCAGAGAAGGCGAGCTGGCGTTAATGACAGTATAAAACACAAAGCAACACTAAAACTAAACCTGCATTCGCTTAAGCAGAAAAAAAGGCCTTAATTCATacaatcattaaataaaaaaccttcTTATTTAATCCCttgtcattctttaaataaaaaaaaaaagtcatacagCTGTTACACAGTGGTGGATTATTCAGTGCATATTTCCGTCTTCAGTAATGACTTAAAGACACTTTAATGTCAATCGAATGGTTTGTCATAATTACGTGTTCACATTTAAACAGAACAGAAACGCCTAAGTCTGATACCGCCGCCTCCACGTCCAGTTAACACTCAAATAAACGTAATCTCTATGGTTCGGGAGGCTTGCACTGAAAAGGCCCAGCGAGTTGACGACAGAATGAACAGAGTGAGAGGTCAGACACAGCATTCTGAGAGCTGATTAGCTGTCTCTTGGAGGAAGGCAGGGCCGTTTGTGCTCCACAGAATCCCTGAGCAGAAAAACAGTCGCAAAGGAAACTATAAAACCACAGGAAACCAGTCTGTCCTCCTCTCTGTGCCACCCCACTGAGCCTTCATTAGCGGGGGTGCTGAGAAGGGTAGCTTCGATGGTGTGGCGAGCCATACGAGGACGAAGATGGGGAGGTGTATCTGGATGTGTGGGTGGAGTGCGTTAGGATTGTGGAGAGTGGACGAGATCTGGGCGAGCTCCAGGTGGAGCGGTACGTGCCTAGTATGGGTGAGCGATACGGTGAGGCGGGGCGTGAACCCGCCGAATAGAGCGACTCGATTGCATAGCGACGGGCCAAGCTGGTGGTTCGGGACATACTGGTGGCGTGAAGGTCCACACCGTAGGAATGCGGCTCCACCGTGTATGTCCGCATCCCCACCGTCCAGTGGGTGTGGCCCCGGCTGTAGGGTGTAGTCGGGGGGGTCCAGGAGGAGGAAAAAGATGCGGCAGGAGAGGAAGGGGCTTCCAGAGAGGGAGGACTACCTGGGTCAGAAGAGAGTAAAGGAGTGTCTAGGCTAGGGGACGAGACAGCTGAGGTTTCTGCAACCGCTTCGGCTACTGCGGCTGAGGTGTCATTAAGGGGCAAGGTGGCTGTTCCACTTACTTTGGGAGGTGTGGTCCTCAGTTTGGCCGTCTTGCCCATGCGGGGGCGCCGTGACTGCTCGTGGTCGAACTCCAAGTCTTCCAGACGCTGCGTAAGTGCCAGTTTTTGCTGAATAGCCATGCGGAGGAGTGAGTTCAGCGTCTTCTTCTCATCCTCTGCTGCCGCAAGCTGCCTCTGCATCTCGTCCAGCTGATTTAAATACTCATCGCACCTGGAGGACCAAAGGCAAAAATAAAGCAGGAGGGGCAGAATGCACCAGGGCAGATGATGAAACTGTTACTCTAATTCATTTTTATCATTATGTCTCATGCACTTCTTTTAAAATCCAGCATTAAAACTACTGTAACTGGCCGGACTGCCACCGACACTCGTGCTGTAAACTAAACTCTCCCAGCTTGAGGTGTTATATCATGCTGTTGGACATTCATGCTTTTCAGGTTCTCACCGTGTAGCAAACATGGCCCTCAGTGAGGAAAATGTGGCAGCGTCCTCTCTTAGTGCCTTCAGCTCGTTACGCAGCTTCATCATGGTCTCAGTCACCATCCGCTTCTCGGTCTCGTACTTGCTTTTCAGGTTCGCCAGAGCCATTTCTGCAGTCTGGCACACACAAAACCAAAGCATGTTTGCATACAATGAATGTTTCAGAATGACTCAGTAGTTTTAATAGAAACTTTCAGAATGACTCTGATTAAGGCCCCTGCACTCCCTGTGTCAGATGCATACCACAGCCTTGGTGTGTTCAGAATGATGTTGCTCATAGGGGGTGGAACAGTGAGAATATGAAAACTTGTACTGTAGTGTGAAATAACTGCTCCACCCTAAAATTATCTTCGAAGTTGAACATAAGGTGGAACCTTTTTCATAATCCCGGCTGAAATACTGACCCAGTTATGAAAGAATCACGCTACGTTCATATGACAAATGTAAACTCAGGCTTTgacttttcattaaaatatctaaaaacctGCAGCAATGATCTTATGGGCAAATCAGTAAATCCTTTATTAAATGCatgcttttacatttaaatagtttGGTCAAGAAATGGGGAGAAAGCCCTGACATTAAAGTGGATTACTCAGTACTCGATATAGTACAGTGATTTTGATTAACCAAAATTTGCCTACGAGACGAAAAAGCTAGATTGTGCTTTTCAAAGGACAAGAACAAGCCCTTATAAAAAGGAAGCAATAAAATGTCAGAGCTTTGTACACCCCCAGTGCACCAACAGCAAGTGTAATCAACGAGCTGCTACCATCTGATAAAAGCACCGAGTAGCTTACCTGCTTGTTGGCTTTAAGCACCAGGCGCAACGTGGCAATCTGCTCTCTCTTGGTGCTCAGGAGGGATTTAAGCTTAAGTATTTCTTCCATACAAGCCTCCTTTTCCTTATCAAACAGCGGTGCGAGCTCGCGGACTGCTGCTCTTTGCCGAGATAGCTGTAGTGAGTGGTCCACAGCCTTCTGCAGATGCTTGATCTGGTCTCGGATAATGGCGTTCAGGTGTTGGAGGTTGATGGGCTCCCGCCGGATGTCTGAGCTTGCAGGCGAATCGGGTGCCGGGGATGAGGACGATGATGACGAAGAGGCACTGACAGCTGCGTGCACTGGGCTGTCCTCTGAGTTGAGGGGATCTTTGGAGGGCGAGTCTGTGGGGCTTTGTGAGTCACTCGGGGTCGAGGTGGAAGACGTGGCAGCATTGATAGCCGCCAAGCGGCGTGCCAGCCTTGGCGTCAGGAGGACCCGATGGTCTTCCTGTGCCTTAAGACCTCCAGATGTAGCACGTGGGGGGGTCCGACCTTGGCGGTAATAATCCAGCATTACCCGATTAGGTGTTTCGTTGTTGCACATGCAGACATGATGGTAAAGCTGAGCCAGTTCCTCACTGAAGGAGGCCAGCTCATCCTGGGCTGCAGCCAGGGTGTTGTGGTACTCCAGGGAAGAAGCATTACCTTTCTTTAGCTCTCGCTGAAGTGCTGCTTCCTTCTCCCTCCCCTCACGGCACCTGCATTCCAGGCAAGTGACCTGTGCTTTAAGAGTCTGTAGCTGGACCTGGGTCTGTTCCTCTGCCCGTCCCGCCTGCTCCACACACTCTCTATGCCTCTCCTGAAGGTCCTTCAGATCACCATTGAGCCTCACCACCTCCGTCACTGCTAGTTTGTACTTACACTGCAACAGCTCGAAGCCCAGGCGCTGCAGGTCTTCAGATGCCCATGAGGTGCTCTTGGTCTCTGTCATGGTCTTGTCCTCATCACCAGTCTCGATGGCGCTTCCCTGCTGGTGTGGTATACAGACTCGCTGGTGGAGGTGCCGTGCCCTCTCATACTGTTCAGTCAGGGCACACTGTGTGTGTCGTAGCTGTGTTTCACACTCCTGTAGACTATTCAGTGCAGATGTCTTCTCCTGCTCTACCTGAAAGGCAAAACAGCCATTGTGTCCCTTACTTCCATATACAAACAAACCAATTAGAGTAGTTACAGTAGGTTTACTGGAGTGATGGTTAGCAGAGGGTTAAAGTGTCTTTATTACAGTGTCTGGGTTTCAAATAGAACTGTTACAGACGAAACCTAACCTCATTAATTATCTCCCTGATCATCTCCGAAACATGCATTTggtagacacccttatccagagcaactttttttttttttttttttttaacatctgagCCCCAATTAAGGGCCTTACTAAGGGGCCCAAAAGTGGTAATGCTGGGGTTTGACCCTGGGACTTTCCGATCTTCTGTCTTAAACACCAAGCTACCCCTGATCCTGTACACTGCTTGTTGTGGTTTTGTTCTTTGTCTTTCCTTGAATTTAATGATTTCTTCCTAATTTGTGCCTCCAGGTGATTTGCCACACATTGTTGCTACTGTATTGTTACTGTACCATGCACCTGCCCACAAACATCCTACTTTTTTCTGATATTTTAGACTTTTTCAGTAAAGATTGTACAGTGGCCACAATGCATGATGCATCGCGTCATGAGTTTCCCTTCTTATCCTGATGCGCCCATCGCTctggctcagtctggactcatcagacctttctttctgtgttttctttgatgtttttcttataaactcacagctgtttagtctcgatcctgtaagttctcatcacattgtatgCGTGTATGtatagaaatgctcttacttttactattcaACACAAcgcatttcttttttaaccatACAACTTCACCAACTGTTCCTtagtctccttagttgttttctttgcttgatgctgcCTAATAATTTGACGCTTCTGAAATGACAGGTTTTTGGCCAAGTTCTTAGAAATTAATTGATAGTAAACCAAGACAAGAAAAAGAGTGTTTCCAACAATtccatattaattaaaatgccCTTATATAGAGAACCTGACAGACGCTGATAAATGCACTGACCAAGCCTGAAATAATGAGCTGATATTAGTGCAGTCATTCCTGACTTTTAGGTTTTACACATAACCCAACAAGCTGTGGACGAATTACTGCAATGTATCTGCTGTCGTATGACATGAGTATGCTATACTCATCCAGCACAAAATTAGTTTAAACTGGTTGAACCCAGT contains the following coding sequences:
- the LOC128534416 gene encoding protein bicaudal D homolog 1-like isoform X1, with amino-acid sequence MAAGGAREDTVEQYRSEVERLTHELAEANREKVRAAECGLVVLEENQTLKQQYAELEAEQETMRQELEQLHEAFSQAYTTQRKVAEDSETNEEALLQESATKEAYYISRLLNQQTELKHSRSQASNTQAENERLSTILQELRENNEMLELQRSRMREEAREYKFRETRLLQDYTELEEENISLQKLVSTLKQNQVEYEGLKHEIKVLEEETVLLNSQLEDALRLKDISESQLEEALNALKSEREQKNSLRKELAQHLTLCDGPFSSATAHLLALGSAPPSGSATPTAATSPGSEDGGKCNGLLLQGSAGKALGRLTLELRGTGQRKHSDSTTPDLFSELHLNEIQKLKQQLQQVEQEKTSALNSLQECETQLRHTQCALTEQYERARHLHQRVCIPHQQGSAIETGDEDKTMTETKSTSWASEDLQRLGFELLQCKYKLAVTEVVRLNGDLKDLQERHRECVEQAGRAEEQTQVQLQTLKAQVTCLECRCREGREKEAALQRELKKGNASSLEYHNTLAAAQDELASFSEELAQLYHHVCMCNNETPNRVMLDYYRQGRTPPRATSGGLKAQEDHRVLLTPRLARRLAAINAATSSTSTPSDSQSPTDSPSKDPLNSEDSPVHAAVSASSSSSSSSPAPDSPASSDIRREPINLQHLNAIIRDQIKHLQKAVDHSLQLSRQRAAVRELAPLFDKEKEACMEEILKLKSLLSTKREQIATLRLVLKANKQTAEMALANLKSKYETEKRMVTETMMKLRNELKALREDAATFSSLRAMFATRCDEYLNQLDEMQRQLAAAEDEKKTLNSLLRMAIQQKLALTQRLEDLEFDHEQSRRPRMGKTAKLRTTPPKVSGTATLPLNDTSAAVAEAVAETSAVSSPSLDTPLLSSDPGSPPSLEAPSSPAASFSSSWTPPTTPYSRGHTHWTVGMRTYTVEPHSYGVDLHATSMSRTTSLARRYAIESLYSAGSRPASPYRSPILGTYRSTWSSPRSRPLSTILTHSTHTSRYTSPSSSSYGSPHHRSYPSQHPR
- the LOC128534416 gene encoding protein bicaudal D homolog 1-like isoform X2; translated protein: MAAGGAREDTVEQYRSEVERLTHELAEANREKVRAAECGLVVLEENQTLKQQYAELEAEQETMRQELEQLHEAFSQAYTTQRKVAEDSETNEEALLQESATKEAYYISRLLNQQTELKHSRSQASNTQAENERLSTILQELRENNEMLELQRSRMREEAREYKFRETRLLQDYTELEEENISLQKLVSTLKQNQVEYEGLKHEIKVLEEETVLLNSQLEDALRLKDISESQLEEALNALKSEREQKNSLRKELAQHLTLCDGPFSSATAHLLALGSAPPSGSATPTAATSPGSEDGGKCNGLLLQGSAGKALGRLTLELRGTGQRKHSDSTTPDLFSELHLNEIQKLKQQLQQVEQEKTSALNSLQECETQLRHTQCALTEQYERARHLHQRVCIPHQQGSAIETGDEDKTMTETKSTSWASEDLQRLGFELLQCKYKLAVTEVVRLNGDLKDLQERHRECVEQAGRAEEQTQVQLQTLKAQVTCLECRCREGREKEAALQRELKKGNASSLEYHNTLAAAQDELASFSEELAQLYHHVCMCNNETPNRVMLDYYRQGRTPPRATSGGLKAQEDHRVLLTPRLARRLAAINAATSSTSTPSDSQSPTDSPSKDPLNSEDSPVHAAVSASSSSSSSSPAPDSPASSDIRREPINLQHLNAIIRDQIKHLQKAVDHSLQLSRQRAAVRELAPLFDKEKEACMEEILKLKSLLSTKREQIATLRLVLKANKQTAEMALANLKSKYETEKRMVTETMMKLRNELKALREDAATFSSLRAMFATRCDEYLNQLDEMQRQLAAAEDEKKTLNSLLRMAIQQKLALTQRLEDLEFDHEQSRRPRMGKTAKLRTTPPKVVLPLWKPLPLLPHLFPPPGPPRLHPTAGATPTGRWGCGHTRWSRIPTVWTFTPPVCPEPPAWPVAMQSSRSIRRVHAPPHRIAHPY
- the LOC128534416 gene encoding protein bicaudal D homolog 1-like isoform X3, yielding MAAGGAREDTVEQYRSEVERLTHELAEANREKVRAAECGLVVLEENQTLKQQYAELEAEQETMRQELEQLHEAFSQAYTTQRKVAEDSETNEEALLQESATKEAYYISRLLNQQTELKHSRSQASNTQAENERLSTILQELRENNEMLELQRSRMREEAREYKFRETRLLQDYTELEEENISLQKLVSTLKQNQVEYEGLKHEIKVLEEETVLLNSQLEDALRLKDISESQLEEALNALKSEREQKNSLRKELAQHLTLCDGPFSSATAHLLALGSAPPSGSATPTAATSPGSEDGGKCNGLLLQGSAGKALGRLTLELRGTGQRKHSDSTTPDLFSELHLNEIQKLKQQLQQVEQEKTSALNSLQECETQLRHTQCALTEQYERARHLHQRVCIPHQQGSAIETGDEDKTMTETKSTSWASEDLQRLGFELLQCKYKLAVTEVVRLNGDLKDLQERHRECVEQAGRAEEQTQVQLQTLKAQVTCLECRCREGREKEAALQRELKKGNASSLEYHNTLAAAQDELASFSEELAQLYHHVCMCNNETPNRVMLDYYRQGRTPPRATSGGLKAQEDHRVLLTPRLARRLAAINAATSSTSTPSDSQSPTDSPSKDPLNSEDSPVHAAVSASSSSSSSSPAPDSPASSDIRREPINLQHLNAIIRDQIKHLQKAVDHSLQLSRQRAAVRELAPLFDKEKEACMEEILKLKSLLSTKREQIATLRLVLKANKQTAEMALANLKSKYETEKRMVTETMMKLRNELKALREDAATFSSLRAMFATRCDEYLNQLDEMQRQLAAAEDEKKTLNSLLRMAIQQKLALTQRLEDLEFDHEQSRRPRMGKTAKLRTTPPKFVSSFLPHCRQPPHN